Proteins from a genomic interval of Sphingopyxis sp. QXT-31:
- the flgK gene encoding flagellar hook-associated protein FlgK, which produces MSDLLSIGASGLKAYSRAMTTIGDNIANAQTPGYARRRLALSEMASGTESALVGRNVSPGGVVIGGLTRSVDKWLIDDARASSGEAERAMARLSWMTRTEDALSDDSNGISTNLTKLFTTADKLTADPNNRTLRAEFLQTAKDIATGFQGTAKELASMSEGISGEAATAVGEINANLDALERINDGLRKARPGSTNEASLLDERDRLVDQISAQMPVTTSYDAKGAVTVRAASSGDMLVGNATVTHVSVATGADGRLSFTAGGAPLDPGSGNLAGLAQAADHVAGQRSGLDAAAAAFAGQLNAAHQAGTDANGNAGQPLFGGTTAATLTATTLSPDQVAAANTSGTNGNMLSIGGMRGANDPEAAWSGRLAEQAQATASARAQGAAAATRADGAAAARDNVSGVDLDQEAADLLRFQQAYSAAARTIQVARETMQALLSAI; this is translated from the coding sequence GTGAGCGATCTCCTCAGCATCGGCGCGAGCGGGCTCAAGGCCTATTCGCGCGCGATGACGACGATCGGCGACAATATCGCCAACGCGCAAACGCCGGGCTACGCCCGCCGCCGGCTGGCGCTGAGCGAAATGGCGAGCGGCACCGAGTCCGCGCTCGTCGGGCGCAACGTCAGCCCCGGCGGAGTGGTGATCGGCGGGCTCACCCGCTCGGTCGACAAATGGCTGATCGACGACGCGCGTGCCTCGTCGGGCGAGGCCGAGCGCGCGATGGCGCGCCTGTCGTGGATGACGCGCACCGAAGATGCGCTGAGCGACGACAGCAATGGCATCTCGACCAACCTCACCAAGCTTTTCACGACGGCCGACAAGCTGACCGCCGATCCGAACAACCGCACGCTGCGCGCCGAATTCCTGCAGACCGCGAAGGATATCGCGACGGGCTTCCAGGGCACCGCCAAGGAACTGGCGTCGATGTCCGAGGGGATTTCGGGCGAGGCCGCGACCGCGGTCGGCGAGATCAACGCCAATCTCGACGCGCTCGAGCGGATCAACGACGGGCTGCGCAAGGCGCGCCCGGGCTCGACCAACGAGGCGAGCCTGCTCGACGAGCGCGACCGGCTGGTCGATCAGATTTCGGCGCAGATGCCGGTGACGACTAGTTATGACGCCAAGGGTGCGGTGACCGTGCGCGCGGCGTCGTCGGGCGACATGCTCGTCGGCAATGCGACGGTGACCCATGTCTCGGTCGCCACCGGCGCCGACGGGCGGCTGAGTTTCACCGCCGGCGGCGCGCCGCTCGATCCGGGTTCGGGCAATCTTGCGGGCCTCGCGCAGGCGGCCGACCATGTCGCGGGCCAGCGCAGCGGGCTCGACGCCGCGGCGGCGGCGTTCGCGGGCCAGCTCAACGCCGCGCACCAGGCGGGCACCGACGCCAATGGCAATGCGGGGCAGCCGCTGTTCGGCGGCACGACCGCCGCGACGCTGACCGCCACCACGCTGTCGCCCGATCAGGTCGCCGCAGCCAATACCAGCGGCACGAACGGCAATATGCTGAGCATCGGCGGCATGCGCGGCGCGAACGATCCCGAAGCCGCCTGGTCGGGCCGCCTCGCCGAACAGGCGCAGGCGACCGCCTCGGCGCGCGCGCAAGGTGCCGCCGCCGCGACCCGCGCCGATGGCGCCGCCGCGGCGCGCGACAATGTCAGCGGGGTCGACCTCGACCAGGAAGCCGCCGACCTGCTGCGGTTCCAGCAGGCCTATTCGGCCGCCGCGCGCACGATACAGGTCGCGCGCGAGACCATGCAAGCGCTGCTGAGCGCGATTTAA
- a CDS encoding flagellar hook-basal body complex protein: MSFYTSLSGLKAAQTDMSVTSNNIANAGSIGFKRSKAQFGDIFAASPSQTTKMVAGQGTRLNGITQQFTQGSYESSEKTFDMAIIGDGMFVVKGEPPRNQVTYTRNGSFTPLEDGRVIDSTGATLQLLPVDADGNVTSRDLASTQDFVVPQHAAGNPDAALVNISVGLDGLASATFADGSTQKLGKIAMATFPAMEGLRPVGDAHWQSTGNSGPPTIDAATNGPMGTIRSGALERSNVDITEELVMLIAAQRNFQANAKAIEGASALTQTIIGLR; the protein is encoded by the coding sequence ATGTCTTTCTACACTTCGCTTTCGGGCCTCAAGGCCGCGCAGACCGACATGTCGGTCACGTCGAATAACATCGCCAACGCCGGCTCGATCGGCTTCAAGCGCAGCAAGGCGCAGTTCGGCGACATTTTCGCCGCTTCGCCAAGCCAGACGACCAAGATGGTCGCTGGGCAGGGCACGCGCCTCAATGGCATCACCCAGCAGTTCACCCAGGGGTCGTATGAATCGAGCGAGAAGACGTTCGATATGGCGATCATCGGCGACGGCATGTTCGTCGTGAAGGGCGAGCCGCCGCGCAACCAGGTCACCTACACCCGCAACGGCTCGTTCACGCCGCTCGAAGACGGGCGCGTGATCGACTCGACCGGCGCGACGCTGCAGCTGCTGCCCGTCGACGCCGACGGCAATGTCACCAGCCGCGACCTTGCGTCGACGCAGGATTTCGTCGTGCCGCAGCACGCTGCGGGCAATCCCGACGCCGCGCTGGTCAACATCTCGGTGGGCCTCGACGGCCTCGCCTCGGCAACCTTCGCCGACGGGTCGACGCAGAAACTCGGCAAGATCGCGATGGCGACCTTCCCCGCGATGGAGGGCCTTCGCCCCGTCGGCGACGCGCATTGGCAGTCGACCGGCAACAGCGGCCCGCCGACGATCGACGCCGCGACCAACGGCCCGATGGGCACGATCCGCTCGGGCGCGCTCGAACGCTCGAACGTCGACATCACCGAGGAACTGGTGATGCTGATCGCAGCGCAGCGCAATTTCCAGGCCAATGCCAAGGCGATCGAGGGCGCGTCCGCGCTGACCCAGACGATCATCGGCCTGCGCTGA
- a CDS encoding transglycosylase SLT domain-containing protein — MTTINSSAAGGAASPVMTAVQDASARTGIDFDYLVDVARVESGFNPTAQASTSSARGLYQFTRSTWLATLDRHGADHGLGWAANAIGRDASGRLTVTDPTLRQQIMDLRDDPAASAAMAAAFTSDNRAYVESRIGRAAEPVDLYLAHFLGSGGAVKFLTAMASDPDQPGAAMLPDAAAANRSIFYASDGSMRSLQDIRERFRAKLDAGGAPGFVPGATTPPANPGWRMQMASASGTQGGRPPLPMMDIQPMPRKLSMGFAAQAYQRLASLGGSA, encoded by the coding sequence ATGACGACGATCAACAGCAGTGCAGCCGGCGGCGCAGCCTCCCCCGTGATGACGGCGGTGCAGGATGCGTCGGCGCGCACGGGCATCGACTTCGACTATCTGGTCGACGTCGCGCGCGTCGAAAGCGGGTTCAACCCGACCGCGCAGGCATCGACCTCGTCGGCGCGCGGCCTCTATCAGTTCACGCGCTCAACCTGGCTCGCGACGCTCGACCGCCACGGCGCCGACCACGGCCTCGGCTGGGCAGCCAATGCGATCGGCCGAGACGCCTCGGGCCGCCTCACCGTCACCGATCCGACATTGCGCCAGCAGATCATGGACCTGCGCGACGACCCCGCCGCCTCGGCCGCAATGGCCGCCGCCTTCACCTCGGACAACCGCGCCTATGTCGAAAGCCGCATCGGCCGCGCCGCCGAGCCCGTCGACCTCTATCTCGCGCATTTCCTGGGCTCGGGCGGCGCGGTCAAATTCCTGACCGCGATGGCGTCCGATCCCGACCAGCCCGGCGCGGCGATGCTACCCGACGCGGCGGCGGCCAACCGCTCGATCTTCTACGCCTCCGACGGCAGCATGCGCAGCCTGCAGGACATTCGCGAACGCTTCCGCGCCAAGCTCGACGCGGGCGGCGCCCCCGGCTTCGTGCCCGGCGCTACCACCCCGCCCGCCAACCCCGGCTGGCGCATGCAGATGGCCAGCGCCAGCGGCACCCAGGGCGGACGCCCGCCGCTCCCGATGATGGATATTCAACCGATGCCCAGGAAACTCTCGATGGGCTTCGCCGCCCAGGCCTATCAGCGCCTCGCGTCGCTCGGAGGTAGCGCATGA
- the flgG gene encoding flagellar basal-body rod protein FlgG: protein MSYGALHVARTGLDAQGFRMQVIANNLANVNTTGFKRDRANFETLGYQIMTQAGAPSSAENRYATGLNLGTGVELAGTSRMDTQGTLQTTGNALDVAIEGAGYFQIQMPDGRMGYTRAGNFNRSPDGTIVTPDGKPIQPQIQIPEDATGISIGADGTVSATIAGQAEASELGRIEVARFANPSGLQAIGDNILVETAASGAPLVGAAGEEGRGTLRGGMLEGSNVNVVEELVDMIETQRAYEVNSKMIQATDEMLKNATQTL from the coding sequence ATGAGCTATGGTGCCCTGCACGTCGCGCGAACCGGTCTGGATGCCCAGGGCTTCCGGATGCAGGTGATCGCGAACAACCTCGCCAACGTGAACACCACGGGCTTCAAGCGCGACCGCGCCAATTTCGAGACGCTCGGTTATCAGATCATGACGCAGGCGGGGGCGCCCTCGTCGGCGGAGAACCGCTATGCGACGGGGCTCAACCTCGGCACCGGCGTCGAACTCGCGGGCACCTCGCGCATGGATACGCAGGGCACGCTGCAGACGACGGGCAACGCGCTCGACGTCGCGATCGAGGGCGCGGGCTATTTCCAAATCCAGATGCCCGACGGGCGTATGGGCTATACCCGCGCGGGCAATTTCAACCGCTCGCCCGACGGCACGATCGTCACCCCCGACGGCAAACCTATCCAGCCGCAGATCCAGATCCCCGAGGATGCCACCGGCATTTCGATCGGCGCCGACGGTACCGTCTCGGCGACGATCGCCGGCCAGGCCGAGGCGAGCGAACTCGGCCGTATCGAGGTCGCGCGCTTCGCCAATCCCTCGGGGCTGCAGGCGATCGGCGACAATATCCTGGTGGAGACCGCCGCCTCGGGCGCGCCGCTGGTCGGCGCTGCGGGCGAGGAAGGCCGCGGCACGCTGCGCGGCGGGATGCTCGAGGGATCGAACGTCAATGTCGTCGAGGAACTCGTCGACATGATCGAGACCCAGCGCGCGTACGAGGTCAATTCGAAGATGATCCAGGCCACCGACGAGATGCTGAAAAATGCGACCCAGACTCTCTAA
- a CDS encoding flagellar basal body P-ring protein FlgI, with amino-acid sequence MRQRHAFLTFLALLIASFAFAVPAQAQRIKDMGQFQGLRANQLTGYGIVVGLAGTGDDSLDYSTLGMKGAVQRFGLTLPAGVNPALKNAAAVMITAELPPFAKPGQRLDVTVSAIGKAKSLRGGTLVLAPLYGADGQIYAMVQGNLVIGGLGVDAADGSKLTVNVPSSGRIANGATVERSVDTGFASSEILTFNLHQFDATNAKAVTDAINAAIPGSASMIDGASIAIRAAGGGDARMRLMSQIENLGVRRTEAAAKVIVNARTGTVVINGAVRVGTAAVSQGKLTVAIKESPRVVQPEPFSRGQTAVEESSDVDVTEEYRPMMLVTPTASLSELVDAINRMGVPPGDLVAILEALSQAGALTAELVII; translated from the coding sequence GTGCGCCAGCGTCACGCCTTTCTCACCTTCCTCGCGCTCCTGATCGCCAGCTTCGCCTTTGCGGTGCCGGCGCAGGCGCAGCGCATCAAGGACATGGGCCAGTTCCAGGGCCTGCGCGCCAACCAGCTTACCGGTTACGGCATCGTCGTCGGGCTCGCGGGCACGGGCGACGACAGCCTCGACTATTCGACGCTGGGCATGAAAGGCGCGGTGCAGCGCTTCGGGCTGACGCTTCCCGCGGGCGTCAACCCGGCGCTCAAGAACGCCGCGGCGGTGATGATCACCGCCGAGCTGCCGCCCTTTGCCAAGCCCGGCCAGCGCCTCGACGTCACCGTCTCGGCGATCGGCAAGGCCAAGAGCCTGCGCGGCGGCACGCTGGTGCTCGCGCCGCTTTACGGCGCCGACGGCCAGATCTATGCGATGGTGCAGGGCAATCTGGTCATCGGCGGGCTCGGGGTCGATGCCGCCGACGGGTCGAAGCTGACGGTCAATGTGCCGTCGAGCGGCCGCATCGCCAATGGCGCGACGGTCGAGCGGTCGGTCGATACGGGCTTTGCCAGCAGCGAGATTTTGACCTTCAACCTCCATCAGTTCGACGCGACCAACGCCAAGGCGGTGACCGACGCGATCAACGCCGCCATCCCGGGCAGCGCATCGATGATCGACGGCGCCAGCATCGCGATCCGCGCCGCGGGTGGGGGCGACGCGCGCATGCGGCTGATGTCGCAGATCGAGAATCTCGGCGTCCGGCGCACCGAGGCGGCCGCGAAGGTCATCGTCAACGCGCGCACCGGCACGGTGGTGATCAACGGCGCGGTGCGCGTCGGCACCGCCGCGGTGTCGCAGGGCAAGCTGACCGTCGCGATCAAGGAATCGCCGCGCGTCGTCCAGCCCGAACCCTTCAGCCGTGGCCAGACCGCGGTCGAGGAATCGAGCGACGTCGACGTAACCGAGGAATATCGCCCGATGATGCTGGTCACGCCGACCGCGTCGCTCTCCGAACTCGTCGATGCGATCAACCGCATGGGCGTTCCCCCCGGCGACCTCGTCGCCATCCTCGAGGCGCTGAGCCAGGCCGGCGCGCTCACAGCCGAGTTGGTGATCATATGA
- a CDS encoding flagellin, whose protein sequence is MINAVGNRMTREIARQSKLSDQLDRIQTQISGGKKLLRASDDPVASRRIATIGKAQASSATWAANVKTASAQVSQADTALGSVGNLLIRARELALSASSGTTNPADRASIAAELSAIADEIDGFAATRDSNGEPLFAANAKQVRFDADISFAPVPAAGDVFVVGGNSLSTGLRDAAAAVAAGDAAATGAALTTLGDSISHVADTRAAMGLSAGRLERISDSLEARDITLADERSVVEDTDLSVAIAELNAQKLTLDAAQAAFARINRQTLFDLLS, encoded by the coding sequence ATGATCAACGCCGTTGGCAACCGCATGACGCGCGAGATCGCGCGCCAGTCGAAGCTGTCCGACCAACTCGACCGTATCCAGACGCAGATTTCGGGCGGCAAGAAATTGCTCCGCGCCTCGGACGATCCCGTCGCCTCGCGCCGCATCGCGACGATCGGCAAGGCGCAGGCGAGCAGCGCGACCTGGGCCGCGAACGTCAAGACCGCGAGCGCGCAGGTGTCGCAGGCCGACACCGCGCTGGGTTCGGTGGGCAATCTGCTAATCCGTGCGCGCGAACTGGCGCTGTCCGCGTCGAGCGGCACGACCAACCCCGCCGACCGCGCGAGCATCGCCGCCGAACTGTCGGCGATCGCCGACGAGATCGACGGTTTCGCCGCGACGCGCGATTCGAACGGCGAGCCGCTCTTCGCCGCCAATGCCAAGCAGGTCCGCTTCGACGCCGACATCAGCTTTGCGCCGGTGCCAGCGGCGGGCGATGTCTTCGTGGTCGGGGGCAACAGCCTGTCGACGGGGCTGCGCGATGCTGCGGCCGCGGTCGCCGCCGGCGATGCCGCCGCGACCGGTGCGGCGCTAACGACGCTCGGCGACAGCATTTCGCATGTCGCCGACACGCGCGCCGCGATGGGCCTGTCCGCCGGCCGGCTCGAACGCATCAGCGACAGCCTCGAGGCGCGCGATATCACGCTCGCCGACGAACGGTCGGTTGTCGAGGACACCGACCTGTCGGTCGCAATCGCCGAACTCAACGCGCAGAAACTGACGCTCGACGCCGCGCAGGCGGCCTTCGCGCGGATCAACCGGCAGACGCTCTTCGACCTTTTGAGCTGA
- a CDS encoding flagellar basal body rod protein FlgF produces MDRVIYTSLTAMRGSMARQTAIANNLANAQTPGFRADLAEAQSLWLHGNGLGGRAMASEEVVGADMRAGTITATGRDLDIAMAGEAMLVVQAPNGEEAYTRRGDLQVSPSGLLTTGDGHPVQGTQGPVTIPPADSIKIDQEGRVFVVPAGGDPENPQEVDRLRLATTTGSDIVKGLDNLFRVKGGGILPDDPEARVITRSIEGSNVTATVALVDMIEASKAWDSQLKLIEDARDMDSSTANLMALPR; encoded by the coding sequence ATGGACCGCGTCATCTATACCAGCCTCACCGCGATGCGGGGCAGCATGGCCCGGCAGACGGCGATCGCGAACAACCTCGCCAACGCCCAGACCCCAGGCTTCCGCGCCGATCTGGCCGAGGCGCAGTCCTTGTGGCTGCACGGCAACGGGCTCGGCGGGCGCGCGATGGCGTCGGAGGAAGTCGTCGGCGCCGACATGCGCGCCGGCACGATCACCGCGACGGGGCGCGACCTCGACATCGCGATGGCGGGCGAGGCGATGCTCGTCGTCCAGGCGCCGAACGGCGAGGAAGCCTATACCCGCCGCGGCGACCTGCAGGTCTCGCCGAGCGGGCTGCTCACCACGGGCGACGGCCATCCGGTGCAGGGGACGCAGGGTCCGGTGACGATCCCGCCCGCGGATTCGATCAAGATCGACCAGGAAGGGCGCGTCTTCGTCGTGCCCGCCGGCGGCGATCCCGAAAATCCGCAAGAGGTCGACCGGCTGCGGCTCGCGACCACGACGGGGTCGGACATCGTCAAGGGGCTCGACAACCTCTTCCGCGTGAAGGGCGGCGGCATATTGCCCGACGATCCCGAAGCGCGCGTCATCACCCGCTCAATCGAGGGCTCGAACGTCACCGCGACGGTCGCCCTCGTCGACATGATCGAGGCCAGCAAGGCCTGGGATTCGCAATTGAAGCTCATCGAGGACGCGCGCGACATGGACAGCTCGACCGCGAACCTGATGGCGCTGCCCCGTTAA
- a CDS encoding flagella basal body P-ring formation protein FlgA — MNRKIIIGVAALAAAIPAASAQQASEDWQTIDVLTAMVANAMGRTATPIDRRIKLARCPEQASVTAIDANALAVRCPSLGWRLRVPMSGPAGASAAGGFVAKPAATAPAIRRGDNVRVTIETESFAISYAATATQDGRVGELIALKGSDPKSSLSAIVTGPGRARLAD, encoded by the coding sequence GTGAACCGCAAGATCATCATAGGCGTCGCCGCCCTTGCCGCCGCTATCCCCGCCGCATCGGCGCAGCAGGCCAGCGAGGACTGGCAGACGATCGACGTACTCACCGCGATGGTGGCGAATGCGATGGGCCGCACCGCGACCCCGATCGACCGCCGGATCAAGCTCGCGCGCTGCCCCGAACAGGCGTCGGTCACCGCGATCGACGCTAATGCGCTCGCGGTGCGCTGTCCCTCGCTCGGCTGGCGGCTGCGCGTGCCGATGAGCGGCCCGGCCGGTGCCAGCGCCGCGGGCGGCTTCGTCGCCAAGCCCGCCGCCACCGCGCCCGCCATTCGCCGCGGCGACAATGTCCGCGTGACGATCGAAACCGAAAGCTTCGCGATCAGCTATGCTGCAACCGCGACACAGGACGGCCGCGTCGGCGAGCTCATCGCGCTCAAGGGCAGCGACCCCAAATCGAGCCTCAGCGCCATCGTCACCGGCCCCGGCCGCGCGCGCCTGGCGGATTGA
- the flgC gene encoding flagellar basal body rod protein FlgC, translating to MNGSLSVFDISGRAMSAQLVRLNTTASNLANAGTTAGSEATAYRAMKPVFRTVMDEQGRATVQVDQVTQTKMTPTKKHDPNNPLADAEGNVWEAAVDSAAELVEMVETARQYQNNVQVLETAKGLINETLRMGQ from the coding sequence ATGAACGGCTCGCTCTCGGTCTTCGACATCAGCGGTCGCGCGATGTCGGCGCAGCTCGTCCGCCTCAACACCACCGCGTCGAACCTGGCCAATGCCGGGACGACCGCGGGCAGCGAGGCGACCGCCTATCGCGCGATGAAGCCGGTGTTCCGCACCGTGATGGACGAACAGGGCCGCGCGACGGTGCAGGTCGACCAGGTCACCCAGACCAAGATGACCCCGACCAAGAAGCACGACCCCAACAACCCGCTGGCCGACGCCGAGGGCAATGTCTGGGAAGCCGCGGTCGATAGCGCCGCCGAGCTGGTCGAGATGGTTGAGACCGCCCGCCAGTATCAGAACAATGTCCAGGTCCTGGAAACCGCCAAGGGCCTGATCAACGAAACCCTCAGGATGGGACAGTAA
- a CDS encoding flagellar basal body L-ring protein FlgH, with the protein MRPRLSKLASGALFFGLLAVPAAVEAKKDKIAPDAFSVTLPDPVPPAPPANGSIFQGSYVALTSGARAGQVGDILTIQLVERTIGAKSNSAGTNRDGSFGLTPPTTGPLSLFNPSDVAMGGGSQFKGKGDAAQSNMLSGEVTVTVAAVYPNGTMLVKGEKLITLNRGDERVQIAGLVRAADVTPDNRVLSTRVANAHIRYTGKGEIARASQQGWLQKFFSIISPF; encoded by the coding sequence ATGCGACCCAGACTCTCTAAGCTGGCCTCCGGCGCGCTCTTCTTCGGCCTGCTCGCGGTTCCGGCCGCGGTCGAGGCGAAGAAGGACAAGATCGCGCCCGACGCCTTTTCGGTCACCTTGCCCGACCCGGTGCCCCCGGCGCCGCCGGCCAATGGCTCGATCTTCCAGGGCAGCTATGTCGCGCTCACCTCGGGCGCGCGCGCCGGGCAGGTCGGCGATATCCTGACCATCCAGCTCGTCGAGCGCACCATCGGGGCGAAGAGCAACAGCGCGGGCACCAACCGCGACGGCAGCTTCGGCCTGACCCCGCCGACCACCGGTCCGTTGTCGCTGTTCAATCCCAGCGACGTCGCGATGGGCGGCGGTTCGCAGTTCAAGGGCAAGGGCGACGCCGCGCAGTCGAACATGCTGTCGGGCGAAGTCACCGTCACCGTCGCCGCGGTCTATCCGAACGGCACAATGCTGGTGAAGGGCGAGAAGCTCATCACGCTCAACCGCGGCGACGAACGCGTCCAGATCGCGGGTCTCGTCCGCGCGGCCGACGTCACCCCTGACAACCGCGTGCTGTCGACCCGCGTCGCCAATGCGCACATTCGCTACACCGGGAAGGGCGAGATCGCCCGCGCCAGCCAGCAGGGCTGGCTGCAGAAATTCTTCTCGATCATCAGCCCGTTCTGA
- a CDS encoding rod-binding protein, whose translation MTTPISFSSATPTPAAAGGGDGGLRKAAEAFEAVILRQLLASMRQAKLGSDIFGSSATDNFREMADAKTADSIAAMRQFGIADMVERQFRGVTGSGPTNLGGGVQ comes from the coding sequence ATGACGACGCCCATCTCCTTCTCGTCGGCGACCCCGACCCCCGCGGCCGCCGGCGGCGGCGACGGCGGGCTGCGCAAGGCGGCCGAGGCCTTCGAAGCGGTGATCCTGCGCCAGTTGCTGGCGTCGATGCGCCAGGCGAAGCTCGGTTCCGACATCTTCGGGTCGAGCGCGACCGACAATTTCCGCGAAATGGCCGACGCCAAGACCGCCGACAGCATCGCCGCGATGCGCCAGTTCGGCATCGCCGACATGGTCGAGCGCCAGTTCCGCGGTGTGACGGGCAGCGGCCCGACCAACCTCGGCGGAGGCGTGCAGTGA
- a CDS encoding flagellar basal body rod protein FlgB, with protein sequence MASEKLFGIHASALQLRSQRMMMLASNIANAATPGYKARDLDFSKALDLAQQGGDMQGAISYRVPVQSSLDGNTVEMATEQTAFAENALAYRSSLSFLSGRVNTLTRALKGE encoded by the coding sequence ATGGCATCCGAAAAGCTCTTTGGCATCCACGCCAGCGCGCTTCAGCTGCGCAGCCAGCGGATGATGATGCTGGCGTCGAACATCGCCAACGCCGCGACGCCAGGTTACAAGGCGCGCGACCTCGACTTCTCGAAGGCGCTGGACCTCGCGCAGCAGGGCGGCGACATGCAGGGCGCGATTTCCTATCGCGTGCCCGTCCAGTCGTCGCTCGACGGCAACACCGTCGAAATGGCGACCGAGCAGACGGCGTTCGCCGAAAATGCGCTCGCCTATCGCTCGAGCCTTTCTTTCCTGTCGGGGCGCGTCAACACGCTGACCCGCGCGCTGAAGGGCGAGTGA
- the flgM gene encoding flagellar biosynthesis anti-sigma factor FlgM: MTGDGKIGLQVGNVVRLGAVRKLTSATTEEKPALPASRPMQDVAASASLITLAADIAKQPVPVDHGRVAAIREAIAGGSYRLDPAATARAMLQFHGPGAYA, encoded by the coding sequence ATGACGGGAGACGGCAAGATCGGATTGCAGGTCGGCAATGTCGTGCGCCTCGGCGCCGTGCGCAAACTCACCTCCGCCACCACCGAGGAAAAACCCGCGCTGCCCGCGTCGCGTCCCATGCAGGACGTTGCGGCGAGCGCCAGCCTGATCACCCTCGCCGCCGATATCGCGAAGCAGCCGGTCCCGGTCGACCATGGCCGCGTCGCAGCCATCCGCGAGGCGATCGCGGGCGGCAGCTACCGGCTCGACCCCGCCGCCACCGCGCGCGCGATGCTGCAGTTCCATGGCCCCGGCGCCTACGCATGA
- a CDS encoding flagellar hook assembly protein FlgD yields MAVNSITNNNNPVINPPGTANQMGQQDFLRLMTAQLSQQDPFNPVDNQQMVAQMAQFSSLAGITETNTTLQQISEQLTAQTQLLKDIKAATTPAPTDTTQQ; encoded by the coding sequence ATGGCCGTGAACAGCATCACCAACAACAATAACCCGGTGATCAACCCGCCGGGCACCGCGAACCAGATGGGGCAGCAGGATTTCCTGCGCCTGATGACCGCGCAGCTGAGCCAGCAGGACCCGTTCAACCCGGTCGATAACCAGCAGATGGTCGCGCAGATGGCGCAATTCTCGAGCCTTGCCGGGATCACCGAGACCAACACGACGCTCCAGCAGATTTCCGAGCAGCTCACGGCGCAGACCCAGCTGCTCAAGGATATCAAGGCGGCGACCACGCCCGCCCCCACCGACACCACCCAGCAGTAA